One stretch of Arachis duranensis cultivar V14167 chromosome 1, aradu.V14167.gnm2.J7QH, whole genome shotgun sequence DNA includes these proteins:
- the LOC107474163 gene encoding KH domain-containing protein At2g38610 isoform X1, translated as MSGLYNQISSPASQRANSPNINMRSNFDVDSHYLTELLQEHQKLGPFMQVLPLCSRLLNQEILRVSGKNGMLQNQVGFSDFDRMQYVSPSHMVSSEITPNFTGWNSLSHDRLSGVQGLNVDWQTSPQAVPNSHIVKKILRLDIPKEGYPNVRYFNFVGRLLGPRGNSLKRVEATTGCRVFIRGKGSIKDLDKEELLRGRPGYEHLNDPLHILIEAELPASVVDVRLRQAQEIIQELLKPVDESQDFYKRQQLRELAMLNSNFREESPQLSGSASPFTSNEIKRAKTDQ; from the exons ATGTCTGGCTTGTATAATCAGATTTCCTCACCTGCATCTCAAAGGGCTAATTCACCAAACATAAACATGAGAAGCAATTTTGATGTTGATAG TCACTACTTAACTGAGCTGCTACAAGAACACCAGAAGCTTGGTCCTTTCATGCAAGTTCTACCCTTGTGTAGCAGACTCCTCAATCAAg AGATTTTAAGGGTTTCTGGGAAGAATGGAATGTTGCAGAACCAAGTAGGATTTAGTGACTTTGACAGAATGCAATATGTAAGCCCGAGTCATATGGTTTCCTCTGAGATAACACCGAACTTCACTGGCTGGAACAGCTTGTCACACGAT AGGCTAAGTGGAGTACAAGGCCTAAATGTGGATTGGCAAACATCACCCCAAGCAGTTCCGAATTCTCACATTGTGAAGAAGATTTTGCGCTTGGATATTCCGAAGGAAGGCTATCCAAATGTAAGATAT TTTAATTTCGTCGGCCGGCTTCTTGGCCCAAGGGGTAATTCGCTCAAGCGAGTCGAGGCAACAACTGGTTGCCGTGTGTTTATCAGAGGGAAAGGTTCAATTAAGGACCTAGACAAG GAAGAGTTGTTAAGAGGaaggccagggtatgaacacctgAATGATCCACTACACATTTTGATTGAAGCTGAACTACCAGCAAGTGTGGTTGATGTAAGGTTGAGGCAAGCACAGGAAATCATTCAAGAGCTACTTAAACCAGTG GATGAGTCACAAGACTTCTACAAGAGACAACAGCTAAGGGAGCTTGCAATGCTGAATTCCAATTTCAGAGAAGAGAGCCCTCAATTGAGTGGTAGTGCCTCTCCATTCACttctaatgaaattaaaagggccAAAACTGATCAGTAG
- the LOC107474178 gene encoding cytochrome b-c1 complex subunit 8, whose translation MGKGFVPMKAVTYGLSPFQQKIMPGLWKDLPTKIHHKVSENWISATLLLGPLVGVYSYVQNYQEKEKLSHRY comes from the exons atggGGAAGGGATTCGTTCCGATGAAGGCTGTGACCTACGGCCTCTCACCTTTCCAGCAGAAGATCATGCCTGGTCTATGGAAGGACCTTCCTACCAAGATCCACCATAAGGTCTCCGAGAACTGGATCAGCGCCACCCTCCTCCTCGGTCCCCTCGTCGGAGTCTACTC GTATGTTCAGAACTACCAGGAAAAGGAGAAGTTGTCCCACAGATATTGA
- the LOC107474163 gene encoding KH domain-containing protein At2g38610 isoform X2 has translation MSGLYNQISSPASQRANSPNINMRSNFDVDSHYLTELLQEHQKLGPFMQVLPLCSRLLNQEILRVSGKNGMLQNQVGFSDFDRMQYVSPSHMVSSEITPNFTGWNSLSHDRLSGVQGLNVDWQTSPQAVPNSHIVKKILRLDIPKEGYPNFNFVGRLLGPRGNSLKRVEATTGCRVFIRGKGSIKDLDKEELLRGRPGYEHLNDPLHILIEAELPASVVDVRLRQAQEIIQELLKPVDESQDFYKRQQLRELAMLNSNFREESPQLSGSASPFTSNEIKRAKTDQ, from the exons ATGTCTGGCTTGTATAATCAGATTTCCTCACCTGCATCTCAAAGGGCTAATTCACCAAACATAAACATGAGAAGCAATTTTGATGTTGATAG TCACTACTTAACTGAGCTGCTACAAGAACACCAGAAGCTTGGTCCTTTCATGCAAGTTCTACCCTTGTGTAGCAGACTCCTCAATCAAg AGATTTTAAGGGTTTCTGGGAAGAATGGAATGTTGCAGAACCAAGTAGGATTTAGTGACTTTGACAGAATGCAATATGTAAGCCCGAGTCATATGGTTTCCTCTGAGATAACACCGAACTTCACTGGCTGGAACAGCTTGTCACACGAT AGGCTAAGTGGAGTACAAGGCCTAAATGTGGATTGGCAAACATCACCCCAAGCAGTTCCGAATTCTCACATTGTGAAGAAGATTTTGCGCTTGGATATTCCGAAGGAAGGCTATCCAAAT TTTAATTTCGTCGGCCGGCTTCTTGGCCCAAGGGGTAATTCGCTCAAGCGAGTCGAGGCAACAACTGGTTGCCGTGTGTTTATCAGAGGGAAAGGTTCAATTAAGGACCTAGACAAG GAAGAGTTGTTAAGAGGaaggccagggtatgaacacctgAATGATCCACTACACATTTTGATTGAAGCTGAACTACCAGCAAGTGTGGTTGATGTAAGGTTGAGGCAAGCACAGGAAATCATTCAAGAGCTACTTAAACCAGTG GATGAGTCACAAGACTTCTACAAGAGACAACAGCTAAGGGAGCTTGCAATGCTGAATTCCAATTTCAGAGAAGAGAGCCCTCAATTGAGTGGTAGTGCCTCTCCATTCACttctaatgaaattaaaagggccAAAACTGATCAGTAG